The genomic DNA CCAATTCAAGAGATGATGCCTTGACAATACCTGTTAATGCCATAATGGTCCCCAGAGCGACCACATTAGCTGTAACAGCCGCACCAGCTTTAACAGCCAGGTCTGCAAATGGGACGCTGTAGTGCTTGATGGGCGGTTGATGAATAACCTGAGATGAATCTATTATCAACAAACCTTCATCCTTTAATTCTGGAATGTACTTATCACACGATTCCTGGTTCAATGCCAGCAGCACATCCAGACTTTCAGGCATGGGATAATCGATTGGTTTTTTACTTATGACCAGGTTCGACCTGCTGGCACCTCCACGGGCTTCGGGTCCATAACTGCTGGTCAGACTTACATATTTACCATCATTAACAGCCGCTTGAGCCAGGAGAACACCTGCTAATATAAGACCCTGACCTCCTGAACCTGCAAGGCAGATATTGTACCTTTTCATGGGACATTACCACCTGCTTTTTGTATATTATTTCTATACTTGTCAAGATATTCAGGTTCTTCCTTATCCACAAGTACTCCTACCGGGAATTGATCAGCAATCTCTTCAGGAGTGAGTTTTTCGTAAGCTCCAATGGATAATGCATTCTCTTTATACAATTGAAGCATGTCCACCGGACCACCCAGCTTATTACGCCTGCCATATTGAACCGGACACTGGGCCATAGCTTCCACAACACAAAAACCGTGCTTACCAATACTGCGTTCAATAAGGCTGTCCAGCATCTTTGCATGATATGTAGTACTTCTGGCTACATAGGTAGCGCCACAGGCTTCTACCAGTTTGCAGATATCAAAGGGTTTTTCTATATTACCATAATGGGCCGTACTTGCCTTGTTGTTGGTGGGTGTGGTGGGCGAATATTGGCCTCCGGTCATTCCATATATATTATTGTTGATAATGATGGCGTTAATGTCAATGTTACGCCTGCAGGCATGTATCAGGTGGTTGCCGCCAATGGCTGTTGCATCGCCATCCCCCATGATCACGATCACGGTAAGTTCTGGTTTTGCCAGTTTGATGCCGGTAGCAAATGCCAGGGCCCGGCCGTGTGTAGTATGAAGGGTATTAAAGTCAAGGTATGTGCTCATCCTGCCTGAGCAGCCTATTCCGCTGACCAGCACGATCTCGTCCTTGGTCAATCCAGTCTTTTCAATGGCTCTGACCAGTGCACCCATTACTATTCCTGCACCGCAGCCCGGACACCAGACATGAGGAAATTTCTTGTCTGGCCGCAGATATTTATAAATAGCCTCTGAAGTCTGGATCATAATGCCACCTCTTCTATCTTTTTCATTATCTCTTCAGGTGTTATCAGTTCACCATCAACCCTGGTAACTTTAACTGCTTTGTGGGGGGATGATTTAAGAACTTCTCCATATACCTGCCCATAATTCATCTCAGGTACAATTAGTGTCTTCATCTTCCTGCTTGCATGCTCCAAATGGAACCTCGGGAAGGGCCAAAGAGTTATTGGTCTTATTAATCCCACTTTAAAACCTTCACCTCTGGCCATTTTCACAGCCTCTTTTGCAGAACGAGCCACACTGCCGTAAGCTATTATGCATATCTCGGCATCTTCTACCAAATATTCCTCAATTTCAATGATATCATGAAGATTATTTTTTATCTTATAGATAATTTTATTCAGGCATTGTTCCACTTCATCTTTGACCAGGGTGGGAAAACCCTGGCTATCATGTACCATCCCT from Methanosarcinales archaeon includes the following:
- a CDS encoding 2-oxoacid:acceptor oxidoreductase family protein; translation: MKRYNICLAGSGGQGLILAGVLLAQAAVNDGKYVSLTSSYGPEARGGASRSNLVISKKPIDYPMPESLDVLLALNQESCDKYIPELKDEGLLIIDSSQVIHQPPIKHYSVPFADLAVKAGAAVTANVVALGTIMALTGIVKASSLELALSERIKQELLPVNQKALKQGIKHGRMLKNNTEEYYTYYT
- a CDS encoding 2-oxoacid:ferredoxin oxidoreductase subunit beta, producing the protein MIQTSEAIYKYLRPDKKFPHVWCPGCGAGIVMGALVRAIEKTGLTKDEIVLVSGIGCSGRMSTYLDFNTLHTTHGRALAFATGIKLAKPELTVIVIMGDGDATAIGGNHLIHACRRNIDINAIIINNNIYGMTGGQYSPTTPTNNKASTAHYGNIEKPFDICKLVEACGATYVARSTTYHAKMLDSLIERSIGKHGFCVVEAMAQCPVQYGRRNKLGGPVDMLQLYKENALSIGAYEKLTPEEIADQFPVGVLVDKEEPEYLDKYRNNIQKAGGNVP